A region of the Oncorhynchus nerka isolate Pitt River linkage group LG9a, Oner_Uvic_2.0, whole genome shotgun sequence genome:
CGTATACACAGACCCCCGCCCCCctttccctctcacacacacagtcgtaCCACACGTTGTCGACAAGCATCACAGATCCATCTGGCATCATGGGCAGGTAGGAGGCATTGAAGTTTGGCAGAATCCTGATGTCCCTCACAGTCACCTCCTCCTGAGAACACTCATTTAATACTGGaaagtggggagagaagagaagagaggcggaAAGAAAGGGTTGAAATGGGAATaggagactgagagaagagaaATAAGGGCAGGAGGCAGTAGTTTAAGTAACATCAATCTGATCCATCTATCTAATCCAATTATTGTGTCAGTGGAACTAGTATTGACTCTCAAATGAGTTGTCAGTACTGGCCATCTGGCCCTCATACCTTTGAGCACAGTGAGATGCTTCCCAGAGACAGTCATCTGCTTACAGTGAACAGTAGGGGGTGGTAGCACTGTCAGAGTGGTgctcactgaggagagaggagagagggggtgctTAGTTCAATCTGATATGCTTTATTAAGTCAATAAACGTAGATAACGGATTCATATCCATATCTGATATGGTCAAAATAGAGGGTAGGATGGCTTTGTCAGTGATGCGGTgttgacaagtgtgtgtgtgtgtgtgtgtgtgtgtgtgtgtgtgtgtatttttctgTACCCTGTGCTTTGAAGGTGTTAAGGTCTTGTCTGAAGGTGTGTGTGGGGATTCGCTGCTGTAGGATGCTAAGGTAGCCATGTTCCTGAACCTCcgctttctctgcctctctcttccacacTGTCACcatcacctggacacacacacacacaaacaatatgCAGATAATGAGCCCCTTAAAAGCTGACATTGTTCACTTTTCACACTTGATCTAAAACCAAGCCTTCCAAGGGTACTACTGTATGAATGCAATTTCTTTACGCAAAATGTAAAGCATTAATGGAACACTGAggctgcattccaaatggaatattccctatatagtgcaataaaaagtagtgcactacatagggaaaagggtgccatttgggacacaccctgAATTAGTCTGACCTCTCACCTTGACTTTGAGGGTGTCGACGGGAAGTTTGTCTAATGACACGGTCAGGGGGAAGATGACTTCATCAGTCAACACAACAGGCTCGTCCAATGGAGACTAGAGGAGAAAGAagggggagtgagggggagaaagggggagggagagagacagacagacagcagagtgagaggtagggaggaagtaagaggggaaaAGGAAGACAAAAAAGGAgcagaagaaagaaaaaaaaggagagatggaagaagacaagaggcagagaaagagagagggtgaacaTTACCCATGCTCTATTTACTGCagtcacagagagagggtgaacATTACCCATGCTCTATTTACTGCagtcacagagagagggtgaacATTACCCATGCTCTATTTACTGCagtcacagagagagggtgaacATTACCCATGCTCTATTTACTGCAGTCACAGAGAGAGGTCATTGTTACACAAAATGCCTCTCCATCTTCAGTCAGTCATTAAGAGACAACACAGGGAGTCCCTATTgttctcctcacacacacacactattgtcACGGGGTCAACAAAAGACAGCGGCAGACACAAATACTGTAGATGTTTTCTGATCTCTATGCCTGAgacaacagtacagtagtggattTAGTTAGTGTGATCTGTGATGTTGCTGCTGATACtttactagctagctacatctctATGATACTCATTCAAAcgaagggactttacctagccCATATAAATCACACATCTCCACAGGCCTGTAGGAAAGACTCTTGactgaccaaccaaccaacccctTATGATGTCATGTCAGTTTCTATCATAGAAGTAGGAATCAGAAATCATTTCTATACTGACACTAATATGAGGCTTATAAGAAAGTTCCCAGTATGTCAGCCAATATACAGTGCGGGTGCTGCTGGGTGTTGATGTTATGATGCAGATTACAGAATAGAGATGAGAGGCCAtccattaaaaacaaaaaacctGTCAGTTTGCATTCTGAGGTGACTTGTGAGAGCAGGTCAGAGTAAATATAGCTAAGGTAAGGGGTTAGTGCAGAACAGACCGATAGGGGCAGATACAGAGATGAATTCCCTTAGAAGGGCatatagaaagaaagaaaacatAATTAGATTCCTATCAAAAATGTTCATACCAGAATCTAGGACACCAAAgttacacaacaaacacacacaataccaaataACCCATAACGATCCCCATAACCCATAATGATCACCATACCTGCAACGGCGCCCTGCGGAACTCCCGAACCCCACTCCCCGTGCTGTTGTGGATGAGAAGCGGCCTGCAGTCCCTGAAGCCCCGGCATCTCGCATCCACCCTGCCTGTCAAAGCCGGAGCCCCGTACTCATCCTCGGCCTCCTCCGTGCCCTCGTCCCCGCTGCTCTGGTAATCGTGGTGGAGATGATGCGACCGGTGCCTGCTCTCTCCGGGGCTGACGCTGGCCACGGCGCACAAAGAACCGGCCAGCTCCCTCCATGCCCGGACACTTGGGGTCTCTGAGCCGAACCCAGCAACACCTTCCCCGCCTCCCACTATCCCAATCCCCGGCCCTGTCGGTGTCTCTCCGCTGGACGCGTCCCTGCACCGAAGCACCAGGAGGAAGCGGACCGTCTCGCCGAGGTAGAGGTGACTGCGCCGGGGTAAGGTTCTGTAACGGGCCGGGTCCGAAAGGTCGGAGATTGGCACCGCGGGGAAATACATGAAATACTCGCACTGAGACTCCATCATCCGAACCATCGCAGCAAACAAGCACCTGCCTGTCAAATATAGGCTATAGAGATTGTATATTCTACAAACGCTCCTGATGTAGCCTACACAAACAGATCATCAAGCATTGCACTGATATCAAACCGAATAAGATCCAGCATCCTATCTATTTGGTGATCAAAAGGTTAACACCATTCTTGATTTAAAGACAGTAGCCTAGTCATTTCATAGGTCCTGCATCATCATCGCTCCTCTACATACATGTAGCTGCTACTGCAGATGGGCTAGCAGCCTCCGAAGCGATGTTCAAAAGCGCAAGTAGCCACGGGCAAAAGTAACTCAGCATAGAGGATGCTGCAACAAAAACAAATGGGTTTCAGAATCATTTATCAACAATGACGTGCCctgccctgtgtgtgtatgtgtggttgaCCCTGGAATGGATTCAAATAATATAGCCTATTTCTAACCACGTTGAAATAAGTTTGTATATCACATTTTAGCCACACAAACGTACAAGGTTATCACtagttaacacagccacaaaagtcataattatggctaaaccccgcccatttctacaattgattgtaaacctaaccttaaccacactgctcaCCTTATGCTTAACCTCAACCTTAAATTAATACCAAAAAGCTCATTTGTGTAGTTTCGTGGCTGTGTTATTTGGTGGGAACCAACATATGGGTTTAGCTAGCAGATTGTAACCgaggtaaagacagtttcagattggatattcgcctgtagttttccttacgtccaccaacagcagttagggaccgtcaacaTAGTGACAAATCAAAATTTTCAAATGTCAATAGCTATTTAACCACTACTCCTAAAACTTTCAAAACTGGTTCTAGCTAACCCGATGGCATAGACACACATTGCACACATTTATTTTTTGTCAATTTACATCTTGCACtattttaaataatttatttacattttttatttcaatAGCTTATTGGTCATATGACCTACTGGACTCAAACAatgttcagaatgtccactgactacccttctatatcgcacaccctttagtttgtccattttcatctcacaagaTTTTACATTAATTTTTCCAAATGTAAAATTCCAaaagctccttggtcatgtgatctACTTGACTTCAAACATGGTGCAGAATGTACCCTTATATATCGCACACTCTTGCTTGTGTACTGTAAAATCACTTTGGTCATGTCAATTACACACCTAAGAAGCGTGCAGTGGATATACACTCATATTGCACAACCTCTAGTTATGTCTTTTCTATATTGTTGTACATTAATATTATTTTGACAATTAGGGGGTtcagtccagtgttgtgtttacCCTTTTCTTTAATATTTATCCATAATAATTACTTATTTtcccagttttttttatttttctacAGTATTTAACAGTGGTGCACAATagaagagagacagataatatctcCTTTCGTCGTTAATATCAACCATAAAGGAAAAGGGCAAAGTACGAGAGTCATGCTATTAATTATCCaaagcagggatggagagtgagctggtgaggtaggctgcagtgggtttgctggtcaatacatatactgaacatgTAACCACAGTAATGGTGGCCAGTAAATCAatgaataaaaatgtaatattgaCAAATTAAACAGAAATTGTACACCTTTAATCTTTTCCAACATGTCAACAGACACTTAACTTCAAATAAGTATGAAACATTTCACAGTGTTAACTTTctctttatccctggttgatgtacatttCAGAGCCTCTTCAGTGTGGATGGGGTACAGCATACGTTTTCAACAACAACCGACTGCACTTCCAGTTTGTGTTCTTTACTCTGTTGAACTGTTTTGTCTTCATTCCTGAGCACAGTACATGGAACCACCGTTGGTATGCAAAACATTCAATCTGAAACAAACTAAGTAAAACACGTTATAAATCATATCAAATATCAATGTAGTATGACTAATGACGAATTAGCCATCGATTGTGTTATATCATAAATTGTCTTACATGCCGTCACTGTTATCAAAAGATTATAAACATGTTAAATTAAGTTACTAACCCAGTCAGTCTTTGGGCCACATCCAGGTTCTTTATCAGTGGCACACATGAAGCAGTTGTTGGCTTTGTTGAACTCAGAAATCATTGGCATGATCTGAACATATGGCTGTCCCACACAACTACATAAAAATAAAGAATTGACATTTACTCTGAATTAAACGTCATTTCATACCAGACATTTTTAGTATATCCTCAGCCATTTCTTTTCGCAGTTGCTCCATGTGTTTTTGAGGTTCCATATCAATTTGGGACGGGATGTTGGGGAAGTTCTGTGCAACTTCGTTGGCCATCTACACCAAAGAATAAAATATAATTTTTGACCTAATTTTCACATAACAGCTAACCATTCATTATTGAAAATATAACTACCAAACCTGCATTACAAAGACCCCACAGCTGAAGGTGTCCTGCTGCATGGTGTGAGTTATTTCCCCTCCTTTACACTATGTCCACGCAGTCGCCTTTTCTATGGCAGGATCTTCTCATTTTGAAGTATTCTCTTTTTTATGTAAGCATAATGGAATTCTGATTAGTTATAGGCAAATGAATACACAAGCCACATTTGTATGCTGTTTTCCTTATCACTATAATCTAGTAGTAATTTAGTAATAAAGGTAATTTCCTTAATGCCCcattctacacacacagcctaaaTTATAGTCACTGAACCATTTACAGGACAATAATAAAAGTAGCATATAGGATCCAACCCTATCACAGAGTGAATGGAAAAAAATATTACGTGACAGTTTCATCAGTACGTGCTTAAAGAAAGTCATATCACAAAGATCCCAGATGACAGTGCCCACCAAATCTATGACAATAGAGAATGAATTGTAAGCACCAAAGTGTGTTTGTCAAAATAATATCTTAAAATGTCAGTTGTTGAACATAATACTTCTATTTGCAATAGCAATTTATGATATATGCAGTTGAGGAATATTCCATGTACCAACACTACATGTAGGACGGACATAAGACATTCCCACATACAgtatttttaaattttatttaattttttatttcacctttattcaaccaggtaagccagttgagaataagttctcatttacaactgcgacctggccaagataaagcaaagcagtgtgacacaaacaacaacacagagttacaaatggaataaacaaacgtacagtcaataacacaatagaaaagtctatatacagtgtgtgcaaattaagtaagattagggaggtaagccAATAAACAGGctgtagtggcgaaataattacaatttcacaaataaacactggagtgatagatgtgcaaaagatgaatgtgcaagtagagatactggggtgcaaaggagcaaaacaatatatatatataaataaaataaataacaatatggggatgaggtagttggatggactatttacagatgggctatgtacaggtggaatgatctgtaagctgctctgatagctgatgcttaaagacagtgagggagatatgagtctccagcttcaatgatttttgcaattcgttccagtcattggcagcagagaactggaatgaaaggcggccaaaagaggaattggttttgggggtgaccagtgaaatatacctgctggagcgagtgctacgggtgggtgctgctatggtgaccagtgagctgagataatgcggggctttacttagcaaagacttatagatgacctggagccagtgggtttggcaatgaatatgaagcgagggccagccaacgagagcatacaggtctcagtggtgggtaatatatggggctttggtgtcaaaatggatggcactgtgatagactgcatccaatttgctgagtagagtgttgtaggctattttgtaaatgacaatcccgaagtcaaggatcggtaggatagtcagttttacgagggtatgtttggcagcatgagtgaaggatgttttgttgcgatataggaagccgattatagatttaattttggattggagatgcttaatatgagtctggaaggagagtttacagtctaaccagacacctaggtatttgaggttgtccacatattcaaagtcagaaccttccagagtagtgatgctaggcgtGCGGGCAGGTGCGGACAGctatcagttgaagagcatgcatttagttttacttgcagttggaggccacagaaggagagttgtatggttagttaacacagtgtccaaagaagggccagaagtatacagaatggtgttgtctgcgtagaagtggatcagagaaccaccagccgcaagagcgacatcattgatctatacagagaaaagagtcgacccgagaattgaaccctgtggcacccccattgagactgccagaggtccggacaacaggccctccgatttgacacactgaactctatctgagaagtagttggtgaaccaggagaGGCAGTCTTTTGAGAATCCAAGggtgttgagtctgccgataagttCCTAAttttcctgaaaagttgcatatcgcgggggctattcgatgttaatgcagtacaccacaggatgtttttgttctggtcaagggcagtcaggtctggagtgaaccaagggctatatctgttcctggttcaaacatttttgaatggggcatgcttatttaagatggtgaggaaagcacttctGTGCTCAACCTTGTGGGTCCACAATCACGTCTGtgaatgttttgttttgttggttgattgaaaaacaagaaaacttaataaaactttcaattgaaaaaaaaagtagaagctcgaactgtttgagcacagacctggatagcatgacagaactctgcagtagattgcaactccaccccctttggcagttctgtcttgGTGGAAAatgtatacacatacagtacatagaggCACTTTTCAGCTATGACTTTAGCACtcagaatccagaatggatatgaCAATGTGGCCAGCACAGGATGTAATACACCCTTACAACAATCTACTTTCTGATCTTCTTGACTTCTTATCTGGTAAACTGCTACTGTGTGTCAAGAAAATAGCCCCAATTAGGGGTTAGAGTACTCCAGTAAAAAAGGTCTGGTTTAGATTAAAAACTATTGACCTGTGTCCCCGTTCATAGGGGCATGAGAGACTCGTCACTGGTAGAATTGAGTTGGCACTTTATTGGCCAAAACACCTACAGACCCACAAGGTTGAGGTTACTCATGGACAGTAATaagtcatttatttattttttgcattAATGCATTGCGTCTTCTAACTGTCCAAGAATAGGATCCAAAGTGTTAGGAAATATTTGTTCCCATAAATACAAAGGAGGATGTCTATCCTCATACCTCTGACACTTTAGTCAGACTGACAGACTTTGCACCACAGAGACAATCAGGAGAGAATACAAATGGTGCCAATTGAAAGTcaaggtgtgtgtctgtgccttttgCATTACTCTCTCTTTACAGAGAACTCCTGTGGTTCAAGTCAAGCGTTACCCTTCCCCTTTCAGTCTGCTCTGCGCATGTCTGAAAGTGACAGGGCCAAGAGTTTTTCACAGTATGTCATGAAAAATAATTACACTTATGAATGTATGTAAAATGCTAGTATGTATTAGATCCAGTACAATGGAATAACTAAGACCTGAATTTGAATGCAGCGTTTTTCAgattcctccttctccttctgtccAGCAGGGTCAACCAAAAACACTTGGCCTGATGGTTCATGCAGATACTGGGGAAGCAATATAGAAATGTATTGATCCCTTAAATTATTTTACTCTTAAATTACCCATATCACAACCCTCATACACCATCACAAAAATGTACCTAAATCAATTTTGGAAAAAGGATTTTACTCACAAAAGACGTAGGAATTTATTTCCCCAGTTAGAAATAGTAGGCCATGCATCAAATAATTATTTTCATCAGAAATACCAACCCTCAAATGCACTATTGCAATGTGTAAGTTGTCTGCAGGTGGCTTGTTGTGAATGCACTCAAATATCAAGTCATTATCAGGTTCTATAAACTGCTTTCTAATACTCAACGTAGAAGGATTTGTCTTAATGTCAGTATATGAAAGTGATGCTATGAAAAGGATTATTTCACCTTATCAAGCTCACTCTGACTGACAAATCACTGCGTATTACTGTGATTAAAAAGAGCACACGAAACATTGTTTTTCATGAGGCCTAACTGTGCACCTTCCTTTAAGCATCTCTGTTCGAACACCTCTCCTGTCCTTGATCCATACCACCTACAGCCATTTGCGGATCTTTTCAGTGTCCATGTGAAAGACAGTTATTGCGAGGCTGCAACATTTGTTATcttcaaaaaatgtttttaacaCCCATGTGAAATGAAGGACTGCAAAGCTTACAGATTTAAGTCTAATAGCATGAGATGAAAGTAGACAAACATCAGAGTGTGAGATATGAAGGtatagtcagtggacattctgaaccttgtttgaggtcagtaggtcacatgaccaaggagctattgaaattctaaattttgaaaaattaatgtaaaatcatgtgagatgaaaatggacaaactaaagggtgtgcaatatagaagggttGTCAGTGGACATTCTGGACATTGTTGGAGTCAAGTAGGTCAAATGACCAATGAGCTATTGAAATTTGAATGTAAAAAAGTGTgtataggtagataacaggaaatccgataggttaaagtacaggcagggaatggGCAACAACAATCATACATGGGAGGAGTAAATCACAGGAACCACATCACTCTGAAACtcatgtgtcacaaaacaaacaatacctcacagtgatggggtgcaaagaactgaactaaatagtgtgtgataatgacatacaggtggttgaacaggtgattagaattcaggtgattgggatctggaggtTGAGCTGCGTAGAGGGGATCTacatgtttgagagtgtgagctggaaagtaaGCTGCGTTCAAGGGATCAGATGTTAAGGTACCCGCTGTatttagcctcgttattgttattttattgtgttactttttgttttattttttactttattttatttagtaaatattttttaacacaatttattgaactgcatttttggttaagggcttgtaagtatcttatttgcataagtattcacacacctatgttagaatcacatttggcagcgataacagctgtgagtctttctgggtaagtcaccaagagctttgcacaccaggattgtacaatatttgaacatttagtattttttaaattcttcaagctcttcaAACTCGGCCACTAAGGAACATTCACTCTCTTCTTGGTAAGCGACACCAgtctatatttggccttgtgttttgggtaatggtcctgctgaaaggtgaattaatctctgtgttttgtggaaagcagactgaaccaggttttcctctgggattttgcctgtgcttagctccattccgtttcttttttatcctgaacaactccccagtccttaatgattacaagcatacccataacatgatgcagctaccactAAGCTTGAcgatatggagagtggtactcagtaatgtgatgtattggatttgcaccaaacataacactttgtattcaggacaaaaagttactTGTTGCAaacatgcatgttttgtaatatttttattctgtacagacgTCCTTCTTTTCACacttaggttaatattgtggagtaactacaatgttgttgatccatcctcagttgtctatcacagccattcaactctgcaactgtttaaagtcaccattggcttcatAGTGGAattcctgagtggtttccttcctctccgggaaCTGAGTTAAGACAGATGTATGTATctttgtattgactgggtgtattgatacaccatccagagTCTAATAACTTCCCAATGCTCAAAGGGATaatcaatgtctgtttttttacaACCACATTTTTAAATCTGAACTTCATCCGCAATGTTATATTCCATTGTGTTGCTACTTGAGCGTTACCTCTCTGTCCGTTCTAGCAGCAGGCTACATGGAGAATGGAACAGCTGGATGGGGGAACAGCTCGAGCTGCACAAAATGGAATATAATGTTCTGAATTACATAATTTCATGTGTATCACATCTAAAGACCAGCATCACTATACTgagcatttcatttcatttgttcATGTTTTTTCAGAGCCAACAAGGATGAGGAAGTAAATCGCTGGTTACATAGAGAAAATAATAAAGATTGTAAAAAAAAAGCTCACTTCTCCTTAAGACAAGTAAAGTCCCTTTCGACTATTTTCTAGTTTCAGTTATGATCCAATTAATAGTCTGGTTAAATCTGTCTTGACTAACCACAAACCATAGGAACATGTTCAACAATATCCCTAATGGTGAGAACAACTCCACATACTTTTTTGCTATATCTGGTTTAAAGGGTAGGTAGCATAAACGTCATGTATGGATTTGCATTAGTATACACATCAAAAGCCTCAAAGTAAAGTTACACCTCGCTTGTATTTTTTTCCGAGTTATTACATAAAACCGATCAGAATTCAGAAGAAAGTAATTGGAAAATGTTTTTCCCGGAGGTTCATGTATTATGGAGGTCCCGGCAAGCCAGCCTATTCCCAATAATGTAAACTTGAACAGAAATAACTTCAAATGTATAACTTAAAGTTGTTTGCACTCGCATCTACTGGTTTCAATAAAAATTTCAGGCAACTTACAAGCAAACACTTTATGAATGTAATGTTCCATATCAACTTGCAAGGTTGCTAACCCTATTAACCTGCTAACGATAGCCCTATTAGCCTGCTAGTGTTACATTAGCTCTACACGAGTCAGCAAGTTGCTATCAACACCTAGCTTACAGATACATTAAAGTAAACCAAGTTTTGGGAATGCATAACCAGTTATCAAATAATGTTAGCTATATGCAGTTATGTTAGCCAGTCAGCTAACGTTTGCtatttagctaactagctattagCCTTCTCAGCAAGCTAGAGCCCAACCACTGTAGACCAGCTAGAACACAACTAAAACAACCACAGATCAAagcatagagagagcagagacttacAGATGGATGTCTAGGGCACATCCCATGGTAAAACTTAAAGCTTAGTTCGCCACCAAAGCCAGGGGGAGACAGGCACTTCACCAGCCGATGGAGAGTCAGGATAATCCAAAATAGATAGATTCAAGATGTCCGTCAGCTAGCGCACTTGCACTACTGTAAGTCAAGGTGGAAAAAGTTACAAAACTCCCGTAGCCTACTTCGCAGAGAACATACcgaaaagttgtaaaaaaaaactaaactGAGAACAGACGAGGTCCTACATAATCAGAGCAAGTAGGTATGATTTTCTCTTTCCAACTAGATAACACAGCTACAAATTCTGTGAAGAGCATGCTGCATGGCCGCACAAGCTCCTCCTTCATACTTCCTGTGATTGGTGGATTGTAGCTCACCACCACCAACACTTGATCTGGAATGTAATTACATGCTAGCATGGTTAGTGGCTAAAATTAGCCAGCTTGTGCTAGCTACCCAGCTAGCATACAAACTCGGTAGTACAGAGTAGATCCTCCATATGACGTTGAGAAATTGTGCATTGTGGGTAGTTTAGAAGCTATCCGGAAATAAGGTAATAAATATGTAATAACCCCTAAACATAACTATGTACTTATCATGACTACAACTAAGTTACTAAGTATttgaccacactgtgttgttacatTGGTGAGCAAAAAGTAATGCTTCCTACTCCTTACAGCACAGGTGTCAAACTCAGTTCACAAAGGGtagagtgtctgcaggttttcggcctcccttgtacttgattgatgaattaaggtcaccaattagtaaggaactccccacacctggttgtctagggcttaattgaaaggaaaaaacaaaaacctgcagacatTAGGCTCTCCTTGACACCCCTGCTTTAAAGCATCATATTTCAGTCTCTGTTTTAATTG
Encoded here:
- the LOC115134764 gene encoding trafficking protein particle complex subunit 14 — protein: MVRMMESQCEYFMYFPAVPISDLSDPARYRTLPRRSHLYLGETVRFLLVLRCRDASSGETPTGPGIGIVGGGEGVAGFGSETPSVRAWRELAGSLCAVASVSPGESRHRSHHLHHDYQSSGDEGTEEAEDEYGAPALTGRVDARCRGFRDCRPLLIHNSTGSGVREFRRAPLQSPLDEPVVLTDEVIFPLTVSLDKLPVDTLKVKVMVTVWKREAEKAEVQEHGYLSILQQRIPTHTFRQDLNTFKAQVSTTLTVLPPPTVHCKQMTVSGKHLTVLKVLNECSQEEVTVRDIRILPNFNASYLPMMPDGSVMLVDNVCHQSGEVAMESFCRMESVACRLPSMLSALEEYDFLFQLQLSDMPQDDSKEGLEVPLVAVLQWSTPKMPFTNCIYTHYRLPSIRLDRPRFVMTASSPSTVQTKDHFRVRYTLLNNLQDFLAVRLVWTPEGRGQSEDAALGAVVCHSPLSNLGHCRKGCTLSFTVAFQILKAGLYELSQHMKLKLQFTASVSNPPPDARPLSRKNSPSSPAVRDLLDRHQASLGRSQSFSHQQPSRSHIMRTGSAMERRAITPPVGSPVGRPLYLPPQEKAVLSLDKIAKRECKVLVLDHIS